The genomic window CTACGAGATGGAAAGTCGGCATTTTATTAATTGTATAGCCAATGATCTACCTCCAACAATCACGGGCGTCGACGGCTTGGAGGCTCTCAAGGTCTCGCACGCCATACTCGATTCTCATCAGAAAAAAGAGGTGATTTTTTTGTGATTATGCAGAACATGACGTCAACCATTTTGTGGGAAGGTATATGTGGAGGAAAATATGCTCACCAAACCACAGCGACAGCATTTTGAGGTGTTCGGATTTCTCGTGCTTCGGCAACTGTTCTCCCCTGACGAGATGGCTACCATCCTCCGTGACTTTGAGGCGGCGATGCTCGAAGACCGAGATGGTAAACCCTTCGATGGCAAGATACGCCAGCAGGTGAACGACTGGTATCTTGGGCGACCTTGTGCCGAGTTGTTGATTGATAGCGAGCGCATTTGCGTACCAATTGAGCGACTGTTGGGCCCCGGTTATACATTCAAGCAGGGAAACGATGGCAACTTCTATGTGGGAGATACCGGTTGGCATCCGGATCTTGGGTGGGATCCGCACATCCCGGAGGGAGAGAGTGATCCCAACCGAAATGTCGCCCAGTGGCAGTATCATTATCGTCCAAGTATCAAGGTTGCGTTTTATCTGGATTCGGTCAGCAAGGACACCGGCTGCCTTCGCGTCATTCCGGGCGCACATCGGAATCCGTACCATGATCGGTTGTGGTCGCTCCACCTGAATGTCCCTTCCGCTGCTTCGGAAGATGACACCTACAAATTCGAGAATGTGCGTCCAAAACTCCTTGAAATGTGGGAACATGCGACCGGTGATAAGGAAGGTAGGGAACGATTCCTGTCAGATCCTGACATGAATCATTTTGGACTAGCGCCGTGCGACATTCCAAGTTTCCCCATTGAGTCTGAGCCGGGCGATGTCGTATTCTTCAGCCATCAACTTTGGCATGCGTCGTTCGGGGGGCGTGTGGGGAGACGGATGTTCACGCTAAACTTCCGAAGTGCACCAACTGATGATGATCAGTAGGGCATAGTATCTTATTTAGATAGGACTTACGCAGCTGAACGTTCAATGCCTTGTAGTTCGGCGATTTATCGGGGCCCCGATAAATCGGGATTCAAAGTAACTGGACACCGTTCCCAACCCTAGTCTCGGAACGGACGCCCGATGAATCGGGCAACTACAGCAGAGACTCCATAAGGAGTCCGTAGGGAACAACGACCGTTGTTCCCTACTGAAATGCGTAAGTCCTATTAGAAAAATTTTGTAGAAAGGTCTGTTATGGAATATCGTGAATTTGGAAGGACAGGAATGCGACTGAGTGTCATAGGGACTGGCGGTCTCCTTGCGCACTATTGGGAGGGAGAGTCCGGTCATCCGCCACCCGAAGAGAAGCGGCGGATTTATCTGCGAGCAGCCGAAGCCGGGATAAATCTATTTGACATGGGCTACGGGGATGAGATCCATATCCCGGAAGAGTTGAAGGGTAATACGGACGAACGTCACTTTTCTCTGAAAGTTGGCGCACCCGCAGCAGCAGACTTAGAGAGCATAATTGATAAGCATCTCGTGAATCTACGCAGAGACGCGATTGACATCCTCCGGGTGCACTATTACGCGTATATGAAGGATGTCCAGTTGAGGAAACGAATCGCCGATCTCAAACAGATGGGTAAGGTGCGATCGCTTTGTACAATACGCCACTTTGAGGAAGACCAAGATGCCTATGTAACACGAGGACCAGAAAAGGGGGCAGACGCAGACTTGGTTATCTACAACTATGTTTGCCGTGGTCAGGCAGCGGGTATTCGGGCATCGTCCAAAGCGGGAAAGGGAGTCTTGGTGATGAAGGCGCTCGGCGGACAGTACCTAAGTTGGGGACATAAAACTGGGACGGACTGGACTAAAGCGACAGAGGAAACTCTGGTACAACTCTCGCCTCTCGGTGAGAGTATGCGCAGCGAACTATCGCTTGTCTATTCTTTTACCGCTGGCCCGTGGAGTGAATTGGCTGAATCAAGGGAAGATATTTCACCAACCGGTAAGGCGTTGTCATGGGTGCTCGAGAACCAAGGCGTATGCACTGCTCTGGTGGCGGTTGCCAGTGTCGCGGAACTTGAGGCTGTTTTGGAGGGTGTATAGAAGATCCCTCCTACCGATTAGGGGATTGTTGAGTGAGGTTTTTATGGATATACAATTAACATCTGTTCAAGAAGAAGAATATCAGCGCAATGGTTATACTATCGCCAAAAGTGCCTTCGATCCAGATGAGTGCGATCGGTTTATCGAGTATATGATGGACCTACACGCCGGGCGCAAGACTGTCGAAGGCTACCCCCCGCGTGAGCCGGACGACTGGCAGCGGACGCATAATCGCTCCCTGCACGAACCTGTGGGGCTAGAGTGGATGCTGGACAGTAGACTGTACCAGCCGTTGCGGACACTCCTCGGCGATGAACCGGATGCGGTACAGAGTATGTATTTCTATGTCGGTTCGGAGCAGCGTCGGCATCAGGATGCATACCATCTTCCGGGCTGCATGTCGGCATGGATTGCCCTGCAGGAGGTTGGCGCGTG from Candidatus Poribacteria bacterium includes these protein-coding regions:
- a CDS encoding phytanoyl-CoA dioxygenase family protein gives rise to the protein MLTKPQRQHFEVFGFLVLRQLFSPDEMATILRDFEAAMLEDRDGKPFDGKIRQQVNDWYLGRPCAELLIDSERICVPIERLLGPGYTFKQGNDGNFYVGDTGWHPDLGWDPHIPEGESDPNRNVAQWQYHYRPSIKVAFYLDSVSKDTGCLRVIPGAHRNPYHDRLWSLHLNVPSAASEDDTYKFENVRPKLLEMWEHATGDKEGRERFLSDPDMNHFGLAPCDIPSFPIESEPGDVVFFSHQLWHASFGGRVGRRMFTLNFRSAPTDDDQ
- a CDS encoding aldo/keto reductase, with the protein product MRLSVIGTGGLLAHYWEGESGHPPPEEKRRIYLRAAEAGINLFDMGYGDEIHIPEELKGNTDERHFSLKVGAPAAADLESIIDKHLVNLRRDAIDILRVHYYAYMKDVQLRKRIADLKQMGKVRSLCTIRHFEEDQDAYVTRGPEKGADADLVIYNYVCRGQAAGIRASSKAGKGVLVMKALGGQYLSWGHKTGTDWTKATEETLVQLSPLGESMRSELSLVYSFTAGPWSELAESREDISPTGKALSWVLENQGVCTALVAVASVAELEAVLEGV
- a CDS encoding phytanoyl-CoA dioxygenase family protein, with translation MDIQLTSVQEEEYQRNGYTIAKSAFDPDECDRFIEYMMDLHAGRKTVEGYPPREPDDWQRTHNRSLHEPVGLEWMLDSRLYQPLRTLLGDEPDAVQSMYFYVGSEQRRHQDAYHLPGCMSAWIALQEVGAWNGSIHVQLGSHKGPVIDKKDFRTDEDGKPGPWYGWQHEDAFEVLFERNGLPEVAVEASKGDVVFFHGRLIHRGGPILEPGAFRHSFACHYIPQSFNPWPYEALPRLRISFDRVCRFTPTH